One Setaria italica strain Yugu1 chromosome I, Setaria_italica_v2.0, whole genome shotgun sequence DNA window includes the following coding sequences:
- the LOC101780173 gene encoding high mobility group B protein 15: MSAPAPAAAAAAEEKAVANAAAAAKGKEKAEVLPVAAVAEPGRGRFVAYPAPVAEHADVVADAARFRAVLERLHAHMGTRLKVPIIGGKDLDLHQLYKEVTSRGGIDKVKAENRWREVTASFVFPATATNASFMLKKYYMSLLYHFEQLYFFRVQGWYQEEIDSRTNSIEVKTKAQASHKRKRGTNSSPSDPASSSDSVDVDVIIDGKFEHGYIVTVIMGSKSTKAILYNCTEEPALPTPVPPAASNSTDLKGGRRRRRRRKKLSTTDPRHPKPNRSGYNFFFQDQHRILKPQYPGQDRLISKMIGERWNNLSPEDKAVYQERGVQDKERYRTQLAAYKEEQRTGQPVSNAVPIQQRLPQTEVTIDEVDSKVSEGDMLLSNQGYSSSDESEHSGLKTVDELNTDTSPEMSMETTEMSMETTGSPGHPDPSADGDRFELRRREIPKADEKQSMPPDP; the protein is encoded by the exons ATGAgcgcgccggcaccggcggcggcggcggcggcggaggagaaggcCGTCGCCAacgctgctgcggcggcgaaggggaaggagaaggcggaggtgctgccggtcgcggcggtggcggagcccGGGAGGGGGCGGTTCGTGGCGTacccggcgccggtggcggagCACGCGGACGTGGTGGCGGACGCCGCGCGCTTCAGGGCGGTGCTCGAGAGGCTGCACGCGCACATGGGCACCAGGCTCAA GGTGCCAATTATTGGAGGGAAAGATTTGGATCTTCATCAGCTATACAAGGAAGTCACATCACGGGGTGGTATTGATAAG GTGAAGGCAGAGAATAGATGGAGGGAAGTGACTGCATCATTTGTTTTCCCTGCCACTGCGACGAATGCTTCTTTTATGTTGAAGAAATATTATATGTCACTCTTATATCATTTTGAGCAGCTATACTTCTTTAGAGTGCAAGGGTGGTATCAAGAAGAAATAG ATTCCAGAACGAATTCCATTGAAGTAAAAACTAAAGCCCAAGCTTCtcataaaagaaaaaggggcaccAATTCATCTCCTTCAG ATCCAGCTTCGTCTTCAGATAGTGTTGATGTAGATGTGATAATTGATGGCAAGTTTGAACATGGTTACATAGTAACTGTTATTATGGGATCAAAATCCACTAAAGCAATCCTCTATAATTGCACTGAAGAACCTGCTCTGCCAACCCCAGTTCCACCTGCTGCAAGCAACAGCACTGATCTGAAGGGTGGACGTCGCCGAAGGCGACGTAGGAAGAAACTAAGTACAACAGACCCAAGGCACCCCAAACCAAACAGGAGTGGCTATAATTTCTTCTTCCAGGATCAGCACAGAATCCTTAAGCCACAATATCCTGGACAAGACAGACTGATCAGTAAAATGATTGGCGAACGTTGGAACAATCTGAGTCCTGAAGATAAAGCT GTATATCAAGAAAGAGGCGTACAGGATAAGGAGCGATACCGGACTCAGTTGGCTGCTTATAAAGAAGAACAGAGGACAGGCCAGCCTGTCAGCAATGCTGTGCCTATCCAGCAGAGACTCCCTCAGACAGAAGTGACGATTGATGAAGTAGACTCCAAGGTGAGCGAAGGTGATATGCTGCTGTCGAACCAAGGGTACAGCAGTAGTGACGAAAGTGAGCATTCAGGATTAAAAACAGTAGATGAGCTCAACACCGACACATCCCCTGAGATGAGCATGGAAACAACTGAGATGAGCATGGAAACAACTGGTTCTCCCGGACACCCTGATCCCTCTGCTGATGGGGACCGGTTTGAACTGCGACGGAGAGAAATCCCCAAGGCAGATGAGAAACAGAGCATGCCACCTGATCCATGA